aataggaaaaaagaaaaaggaagtaaGTTCTGGAGGAGGGGGCAACCACACACGGCTAATCAAATTTTATAGACTGACCACCCTGAAGGGTTTATCTCGCCTTTTGTCCTCGGAAAAGCCTCGGAGGTATGTAGGCCTGCAATGTGCATCAGAGGTGGTTTGGAGGTCATGTCTTTACAGGTCACAACCCATTGTTGTTTTGTTCCGTTTAGACCCACGGTCAATAGTGGATGCAGATTGAAATTGATTGACTGCTTGTAAATCAGTGGCATAACAGGATGTGGAGTGGCTTTAGAACTTATACAGTGACAGAAAAGAAACCGGTTAGAATTGTTGCCCCTACCTCAGGACCTGTTGGATAAAGCCAAGAAAAGTCAAAGGGCCCGAGCGAACGAAGCTCACAAATCAACGTGGACTAAAGCAGTTCCATAAAGATCCATTTAAAGCCCCCATACCCAGACTAATTCAAGACAGGTTCACGCAGTTAAGTGTGTGCACACTATTCTCAAGCAGCCCAAGCGATTGAACAACTGTGCAAACAGCGGCAATAAAAGAGAAAGCAGCAATGTTGAGCCAGGAGGCAGTACCGACAATTACAAACATATTGGCAATTCAGAGGGGGAGCAAGCAAAAACGGTAATGTAGCcatcataaaaacaacaacaacaaaaacaaagaggcaaAGATTGAATCATTTGAATCGGTAAAGAGCAACTAAACAGAAATGTAATATCTGTGTCTGGGTAGCGAAGCTCGCATCCCTTATCCCGAGTCCTCAGCATTGTCCTTTGCAATGTCTTTCATGTTCTCCGTTTCCTCTCATTCTGTAGttataaaaagaacaaagatgAAGTGCTCCCATTATAGGTCATAAACTTGGAGACTGGTAAATATACAAATACGTACGCAGATACCACTGAACAGCCATGAAGAGACACCTCCACATGATGTCTCCCACAAGTGAGAAGAGTCCAGTGGTCAGAcggatttaaattaaaaacaatctggACCATTTACAGAAGCAACCCTGAATAATTCAAAAATGCCCTACATAGTGTTAAATATGCAGAATTGCTGCCAGCCAAATCTCTCATCTTCTGAGAGGCCACAACTCTTAAATTCCTTTCCATTTAACTCCAAACCGCACTTGGAAAAAGTAAAATCATAAGAGCAGATTatttcctgaaaacacacagtGTTAAAAATGTGTATAAAGTACCTGCAGTACGAGTGGCTCCGGGTTGAAGGCCAAGGTCATGAGCAGCTGCATTCTCTCCGTGTCCTTGAGGTTCTTCAGCAGGAAGCTGCCAGAGTCTTTGGTCTCGGCGTACCTGCGGACCACGCGGTCCAGCAGCCTCTGAGAGGGGCAGTGCACCAGGTCTGACCAGCCCTCCACCACATCTGGAGTGAGCAGACGAACATCGCCGTTGATCCTGGCAAATTCAGTCTTGTACATTGCCTGGATGAGGTCACACCGAGGCCTGCCCGTGGCCCTCTTGCAGATTTTCTGGTCTATATCAGCCAGCTCCTGGTTGGAGCCGAGCCGTTTGAGCACCACCCGACGGGTGCCCTCCCTGGGCTCGCCATACTGAGCAAAGTAAACGTTCTTGACGTTGAAAACGTCCAGGAATCGCAGGCGACCCCACGTCTCAAAGGATACCTGGCCGTTCATGAATTTACGGCACCAGCTGGTGCCGAAGCAGGCGGGACACTTGTTGAGGTTGATGAATCGCCGATCTGCGAGTTCGTTCTTCTGGAAGGAGGCAAACAGGTTGTGGGTGTTCATCAACAAGATGACAAACAACCCCACCACCAGCAAGAGCTTTAGACAGCGGTACAGACGGCCAAGTTTGAGAGGCAGGAAACTCAGCATGATGGGATGAGGGCGGCAGGAGGGATAGGAAGGAGGAGAGGTAATGAGATGCTTCGTCAGGAGAGCTGTCCTCAAAGCCTCTCCGTCATGATGACCCAGTCGTAGCCTCTAAAGCGGCAGGCAGGGGCGAGGTCGGCACGGCTGCCCTGTCCCGGTCTCTGGCAGAGGCAGGTGAATCATGGTCTCCCTTCTCGGGGTTTGTGAGGAACTCTGACTCAGCAGGCCTGCAATTaagcaaagaaaggaaacaatCAGGGCATCAGGGCAGATAAAGCCGTCCTGATAACATGAATCAAAGcatgaaaaagaggaaaatagtGTCAGttataaaatgtacaatatccACTCCTTGTATAAATAAACTGAGCCACAAGCAAGATTCCTTTGAGGAGCTCcatctgtaccccccccccccccccccgtggtatCAATCACTTTTCCTCTGATGAACAGCAAAACAACTCATCTTCAAACCTTTAATGGTTAAAAACCTGGATTTGGAGAAATCATTGTGTCGTGCTGTGCGTACTTTACCCTTTAATCAGAGTTACTCTgctcatttttatttagttactaaaaaaataaaacactctttgaagttgtttctttaaaaaaaaaaaaggctgttgtCACTAAAAGAATCGGTGAGAACCTGAATACCTCTTTTTAGGCGTTTCAACGTCAGCAAGAGAAAGAAATAggaagaaagaaacaacaacctGGACTCGCAGGAGGAGAGCACATctcagacaacccccccccccccccccccaacagtttGCCGATGACAAACGCATGTTAGATCAGCTTGTGGGCATTAGCTCATACAAGTCTCTTCAAGGAAGACAGAGGCTCGGAGCCACGGAAATTAGCCACTCTCAATTAGAGTTCATTAGAACATGCCTATTAGGACAACTGAGTAAGAGGACATGGCCGACGAGCGGACGCACAAGAGCGATTAGTGCGCACATCGATGGCCAACTCGCATTTCGCTTTCAGATGGGAGCGGTGAAGATCCGGagagacaagggggggggctcGAGGCAACCGAGAGAGCAGCGGTTGTGAGACGAGCAGCCGCGATGTCAGATAAGGAGCCCGATACGTCGAGTCTTACCTCACACCTCCGTCTGAAGATACCTCCAGCAGATCCACCGACATCACGAATGTAAAAATAGATGACATCCAAACAGACAGCTGCACCACGTCACTTTTTTAATGAAGAGGAAAGTAGGATTTGTGCGTTCGCTCTCTTCTCACcgcaaataaaattaaaataaaaaaaaactagcaaTAGCGACTCACCCATGAGCGTGCCATAAAATAGCGATAATGACGGTGACAGAATTACATTATTAGTGCAACAGAATCAGTCATTTTATAATTAATGCTATAATTCTAACAGGATTTTCAAGAATTTCAGTCGTATGATACATTTACTAGAAATTTATTTCTGACTTCATGAATCCATTTAGGAAGCAGCTTTTTGGAAAAACTGTACAGAAAGAACATTTTCTTGCAGTTTGTCATTTGCCACACTAAATAAAGACACGGTCAGCGACGGCGATCTGCCTTGAACGACATGCATTTCGTGTAATGAAATGATAAAGCCCCTAATAATGAAAGATTAAATTAatcaaaaaaaatctaaaaaaaaggcAACTCAATCATTAAAATGTGTCAGGCCTAAAAATCATTACAATTCTGCCACATTGTGTTATATTAAATTTGGACAAGACAACATGTTGACAGAAGAAACCAGATTTATGAGTAAcaatattaattttaattgGAGTCAAGGGGTCTTGTGTATCTAACCGGAATCAAGAAAAAGCAGATTATTTGAGGGGATGAATGTTTCAAAGTCTTGATTGAAGCGGCGTTTAGCATTTGACGATGGCAGTCACAGAATGCAAAGGGTGTAAAAGCTGACTAGTTATGACCTCAGGAAGACTGAGGCGTCGACGGTCATCTCTTCACCCCTCAGAGAACACGACAGGGACGGCGCAAGCCTCATCCAAGACCTGGATGCTGCTGAGCAATG
This DNA window, taken from Brachionichthys hirsutus isolate HB-005 chromosome 14, CSIRO-AGI_Bhir_v1, whole genome shotgun sequence, encodes the following:
- the dipk2ab gene encoding divergent protein kinase domain 2Ab encodes the protein MLSFLPLKLGRLYRCLKLLLVVGLFVILLMNTHNLFASFQKNELADRRFINLNKCPACFGTSWCRKFMNGQVSFETWGRLRFLDVFNVKNVYFAQYGEPREGTRRVVLKRLGSNQELADIDQKICKRATGRPRCDLIQAMYKTEFARINGDVRLLTPDVVEGWSDLVHCPSQRLLDRVVRRYAETKDSGSFLLKNLKDTERMQLLMTLAFNPEPLVLQSFPSDEGWPFAKYLGACGRVVAVNYVGEELWSFYNAPWEKRVDLARQLMDIAEQLTNNDFEFALYLLDVSFDNFAVGPRDGKVIVVDAENVLVADKRLIKQNKPENYDVWYESRFEECDREACLSFSKDSLCSRVTVDHNFYAVCQNLLSRYATWRGTTGGLLHDPPAHIAKDGQLEALLDECTKPKKHFGRFQAAKELREYLTQLAAASSSAAAR